One window of Vespa velutina chromosome 2, iVesVel2.1, whole genome shotgun sequence genomic DNA carries:
- the LOC124957606 gene encoding transmembrane protein 209 encodes MGDFHSPMSHISPNARILTPKPQVQQTLHLKQIQNKARKNITWFFINSILLSIVISDILYGGTAYKPFFWIEWCLASIFALNALYHIIQYVWTNFHIQPIVLSPRQKLLLGISNDDPLFKSETTSQKASELSTPLNLSCISLNRRMTPLGSSLSESKDYSMNTFGKYGNLSSPKLKLSPDGSINKSLNSSMNSTFTSENFIQSEAELQKYLKEASVQRKTILSTNIDQPSNLLSSFWTHPAIRSPNEVSPSLRRCAYQLAPTMLSFNMDKSKSTSPGAEEGNSPRGTFGIPDVWRKYRIDSNKVNEWTANLRMWISKTVVERVAVEIDNICSALIRHGLSDSQPGHIGLDRLRKLAQAQFLVSTIPTLPTLVPFLELSNNQEYLVKRIKTLAKGGSMSEFKWNSGGSHNGKEWDSSLPTDSAIIMHLTATYMDTQLEAPLDQPDARPFSSRYMARSGMDLPRNKGPIIMSQSVNPPHYCLALSGDSLPTDYEEIQRGRNNLFHTLLLFLYIVKTRDHGMLGRVNLGASGINILWVIDG; translated from the exons atgggGGACTTTCATTCTCCTATGTCTCATATTTCTCCTAATGCAAg aatattaacACCTAAGCCACAAGTTCAACAAACTCTTCATTTAAAACAAATCCAAaataaagcaagaaaaaatatcacttGGTTTTTCATAAATAGTATACTTCTCAGCATCGTTATCTCAGATAT attatatgGAGGTACAGCTTATAAACCATTTTTTTGGATTGAATGGTGCTTAGCATCAATATTTGCTTTAAATGCACTTTACCATATAATACAGTATGTTTGGACAAATTTTCATATACAACCAATTGTACTAAGTCCACGACAAAAACTTTTATTAGGGATATCAAACGATGATCCACTTTTCAAAAGTGAAACTACTTCACAGAAAGCATCAGAATTAAGTACACCTTTGAATTTATCTTGTATAAGTCTTAATAGACGTATGACACCACTTGGATCCTCGTTAAGTGAAAGca AGGATTATTCAATGAATACATTTGGTAAATATGGCAATCTATCATCTCCAAAATTGAAGCTTAGTCCTGATGGATCGATCAACAAATCTTTGAACTCTTCTATGAATAGTACATTTACAagtgaaaatttcattcaaagcGAAGctgaattacaaaaatatttaaaagaagcaTCCGTGCAAAGGAAAACCATACTTTCGACAAATATTGATCAACCATCCAACTTGTTGAGTTCATTTTGGACGCATCCTGCTATAAGAAGTCCCAATGAAGTTTCCCCTTCATTGAGAAGATGTGCTTATCAACTTGCTCCTACTATGTTATCTTTTAACATGG ataaatcAAAATCTACAAGTCCCGGTGCAGAAGAAGGAAATTCACCAAGAGGTACTTTTGGCATTCCAGACGTTTGGAGAAAATATAGAATCGATTCAAATAAAGTTAATGAATGGACTGCTAATCTCCGCatg TGGATTAGTAAAACTGTGGTCGAAAGAGTTGCTGTAGAGATCGATAATATATGTTCAGCTTTAATTCGTCATGGTTTGAGTGATTCTCAACCAGGACATATTGGTTTGGATAGATTGAGAAAATTGGCACAAGCACAATTTTTAGTGTCTACAATACCAACGCTTCCAACATTAGTACCTTTTTTAGAATTGTCCAATAATCAAGAATATCTagtgaaaagaattaaaacacTTGCTAAAGGAGGTTCTATGAGTGAATTCAAATGGAATAGTGGAGGTTCGCATAATGGCAAGGAATGGGATTCCAGTTTACCAACTGATTCAgct aTAATAATGCATTTAACAGCAACTTATATGGACACACAATTAGAAGCTCCTTTAGATCAACCAGATGCACGTCCTTTTTCATCAAGATATATGGCTCGATCAGGCATGGATTTACCAAGAAATAAAGGTCCCATAATAATGTCTCAATCTGTAAATCCACCACATTATTGTCTAGCATTATCTGGCGACTCTTTGCCAACTGATTACGAAGAAATTCAACGG ggtcgaaataatttatttcatacgcttctactttttttatacattgttAAAACTCGTGATCATGGTATGTTAGGACGTGTTAATTTAGGAGCATCAGGTATTAATATCTTATGGGTTATTGATGGttaa
- the LOC124957840 gene encoding leukocyte receptor cluster member 8 homolog: protein MSEGEILASQKKPQPFQQPQQLGAGSMANMAWQYPSPNNMHTMFPSYPGQLYGTGYQGVPHQGQMFNYYHTMMPAYGHAFNPQQMQQQHPQHQQQQQPLQQQNSQGNNQIKPQLHQQPPVPGTPMTLDDDSDLPPLPPGPPPPLQPTQQHSQVQPSMQPHSGFVYGAFSYGNWNGVHNDISQYNGQVRFNLQNKKVGLGFSQSGNSGAAKKKRKRNKNLAAQFNNNFQGNNTTTTNFVSEPNLKVELPPLPPIQHEIAAPPPPIEESPDPVTPATTTVSASLNTSVPVGSTPSIATNANPVGDWPDSLKNYVNRCYEKCKTAVDKDQVEIILKGKITRAANDGSLWVKDWDKEPLPSIHSERMTMTIKPQKPPLKLNNPLANPLANTQGGLRKSGLSTSLGARLGARLSVTHRRSRSRSRSRSRSRSRSRSKTRSRSRSRSRSRSRSRSRSHSRSPPLRKYRRSTSSSSNVSDREYDSKSLKTKKSTRNKQNHNNKKTKKTKQTKSHFYSEFGLATGNSDELGSKEKLQQRAARFNDPISRTFNTSIRDDPTAEFDFTGLHIVGTCKDLEKPYLRLTSAPAPSAIRPVSVLQNSLAYVKNRWVVEQDYRYACDQLKSIRQDLTVQGIRDAFTVHVYETHARVALERGDHEEFNQCQTQLRMLYQDVGGENRCEFVAYRILYYIFTKNTLDLTTILASLNGEDKKDECIKHALKVRSAWWLGNFHALFKLYRSAPRMAAFLMDWFAARERKIALKQMIKSYRQNLAVDFIVAELAFESLDKFYEFVSEFTLVYADPERRLIDCKTSNGCLGGW from the exons atGTCGGAAGGGGAGATTTTAGCGTCTCAGAAGAAGCCGCAGCCATTTCAACAACCTCAGCAATTAGGAGCGGGTTCGATGGCGAATATGGCGTGGCAATATCCGTCACCTAATAATATGCATACTATGTTTCCATCTTATCCagg aCAATTATATGGGACAGGATATCAAGGAGTACCGCATCAAGGtcaaatgtttaattattatcacacGATGATGCCTGCCTATGGGCATGCTTTTAATCCACAGCAAATGCAGCAACAGCATCCGCAAcatcagcaacagcaacagcctCTTCAGCAGCAGAATTCACAgggaaataatcaaataaaaccGCAACTTCATCAACAGCCTCCAGTACCTGGGACCCCCATGACTTTAGACGACGATTCCGATCTTCCTCCTCTACCTCCtggaccaccaccacctctaCAACCTACTCAGCAACATAGCCAGGTACAACCATCGATGCAGCCTCATTCGGGATTTGTCTACGGTGCATTTTCCTATGGCAATTGGAATGGAGTGCATAATGACATCTCTC AATACAATGGACAAGTTCGTTTCAATCTACAGAACAAGAAAGTTGGATTAGGATTTTCGCAATCAGGCAACAGTGGAGCtgcaaagaaaaaacgtaagaGGAACAAAAATCTAGCGGCACAATTCAACAATAACTTTCAGGGAAAcaatacaacaacaacaaattttGTATCGGAACCTAATCTCAAAGTGGAGTTACCACCCTTACCTCCTATTCAACATGAAATAGCTGCTCCCCCTCCACCTATCGAGGAATCTCCTGATCCTGTTACACCTGCCACTACAACGGTCAGTGCATCTCTGAATACTAGTGTTCCAGTGGGAAGTACTCCCTCTATTGCGACGAATGCTAATCCAGTTGGGGATTGGCCTGACAGCTTAAAGAATTACGTGAACAGGTGTTACGAAAAGTGCAAAACGGCAGTTGACAAGGATCAGGTTGAAATTATACTCAAAGGGAAAATAACACGAGCTGCTAATGATGGCTCGCTTTGGGTAAAAGATTGGGACAAAGAGCCTTTACCTAGTATACACAGTGAACGTATGACCATGACGATAAAGCCTCAGAAGCCGCCATTAAAGTTGAATAATCCTTTGGCTAATCCATTGGCAAATACACAGGGAGGCTTGCGCAAGTCAGGGCTTTCCACTTCTCTTGGAGCTAGGCTTGGCGCGCGTCTCTCTGTGACTCATAGGCGATCAAGATCAAGGTCGCGATCGAGGTCGAGATCGAGATCAAGATCAAGATCGAAAACGAGGTCGAGGTCAAGGTCGAGGTCGAGGTCGAGATCAAGGTCGAGGTCACGTTCTCACTCACGTAGTCCCCCCTTACGGAAATACAGGCGTAGCACATCCTCTTCGTCTAACGTTAGCGATCGGGAATATGACAGCAAATcgttgaaaacgaaaaaatcaacgcgaaataaacaaaatcacAACAACAAGAAAACCAAGAAGACTAAGCAGACAAAATCACATTTCTATTCCGAGTTTGGTTTAGCTACAGGCAATAGCGATGAACTAGGATCCAAGGAGAAACTTCAACAACGTGCGGCACGATTTAACGATCCCATTTCTAGGACATTCAACACTAGCATTAGAGATGATCCGACCGCTGAGTTTGACTTCACCGGACTTCACATCGTTGGAACTTGCAAGGACTTAGAAAAACCATATTTACGCCTTACATCG GCTCCAGCCCCATCTGCAATTCGACCGGTAAGTGTTCTTCAAAATTCGTTGGCCTATGTCAAGAATCGTTGGGTAGTGGAACAAGACTACAGATATGCTTGTGAccaattaaaatcaattcgtCAAGATCTTACCGTGCAAGGTATCAGAGATGCGTTTACTGTCCATGTTTATGAAACCCACGCTCGTGTAGCTTTAGAACGTGGAGATCATGAAGAATTTAATCAATGTCAAACACAATTAAGAATGTTATATCAAGATGTGGGAGGTGAAAATCGATGCGAATTTGTGGCGTACcgtatattgtattatatcttTACAAAAAATACTTTAG attTGACGACGATTTTAGCATCACTTAATggagaagacaaaaaagatgAGTGCATTAAACATGCATTGAAAGTTCGCTCAGCCTGGTGGCTGGGTAATTTTCATGCtttattcaaattatacaGAAGCGCACCAAGAATGGCTGCTTTTCTTATGGATTGGTTCGCTGCTAGAGAACGCAAGATTGCTTTgaaacaaatgataaaatc CTACCGGCAAAATTTGGCGGTTGATTTCATCGTAGCAGAATTGGCCTTTGAATCTTTGGACAAGTTCTATGAATTTGTCAGTGAATTTACATTGGTTTATGCTGATCCTGAACGGCGTCTAATCGACTGTAAAACAAGCAATGGTTGTCTAGGTGGTTGGTAA